In a genomic window of Vibrio marisflavi CECT 7928:
- a CDS encoding AraC family transcriptional regulator translates to MKKQDTSSDRILHPSFSIDSAPSDIFMNFDAFLPNTETRVHSHSWGQIQLISGGILEIEADSVRFLAPPHLAIWIPANVTHRSYNRKPIEYCSLNIEPALTEHFPSQTSLLKVTPIVSAIIEDFRQRNVSFAKVDKDKRLVKVLLDQLESQQAEQHFLPTSVNKYLAPILSAVEDNPVDQTSLSEWADRVHTTERTLARHCKSELGMSFTEWRLRLRYLYSMELLRKGQSVKEVALTLGYHQASPFIFMFKKYSGQTPEQYKNKFLQ, encoded by the coding sequence ATGAAGAAACAAGATACGAGTTCAGATCGGATACTCCACCCCTCATTTTCAATTGATTCGGCGCCGTCCGATATCTTCATGAACTTTGACGCCTTCTTGCCCAATACGGAAACACGTGTTCATAGCCATAGCTGGGGACAGATACAGCTGATTAGCGGTGGTATTTTGGAGATTGAAGCTGACTCGGTTCGCTTTCTTGCTCCACCGCATTTAGCGATTTGGATTCCTGCGAATGTGACACATCGTAGCTACAATCGAAAGCCTATTGAATATTGTTCACTTAACATTGAGCCTGCTCTTACAGAACATTTTCCCAGCCAAACTAGCTTACTCAAAGTGACTCCTATCGTGTCTGCAATTATCGAGGACTTTCGGCAGCGCAATGTGAGTTTTGCTAAGGTGGACAAAGATAAGCGGCTTGTTAAAGTGTTGCTTGATCAATTAGAGTCCCAACAAGCAGAACAGCATTTCTTGCCGACTAGCGTCAATAAATATTTAGCCCCAATACTTTCTGCTGTTGAAGACAATCCAGTTGATCAAACAAGCCTGAGTGAATGGGCTGATAGGGTGCACACCACAGAGCGCACACTTGCTAGGCATTGCAAGTCAGAGCTTGGTATGAGTTTTACAGAATGGCGACTGCGGTTGAGGTATCTATATTCAATGGAGCTATTGAGAAAAGGTCAGTCAGTAAAAGAGGTAGCGTTGACACTTGGATACCATCAAGCTAGTCCATTTATCTTTATGTTTAAAAAATATTCTGGGCAAACACCTGAACAATATAAGAATAAATTTCTCCAATAA
- a CDS encoding DeoR/GlpR family transcriptional regulator: MKAIKRHQEIIELVQTQGFVSTDDLVERFNVSPQTIRRDLNELADANKLRRNHGGATISTSSENSAYHTRQVSQQREKERIANALAEHIPDGATLFIDIGTTPEAVAHALMEKHQNLRIVTNNINVATILMAKPEFKVILAGGEVRSKDGGVTGEATLDFVSQFRLDFGILGISGIDFDGSLLDFDYHEVRVKRAIIENSRCVYLGVDHSKFGRNAMVKLGTLADVDLVLTDETPPKNIAAYAKEHDVNIQVV; encoded by the coding sequence TTGAAAGCGATAAAGCGCCATCAAGAAATTATTGAATTGGTTCAAACTCAAGGATTTGTAAGCACAGATGATCTCGTCGAACGCTTTAATGTTAGCCCTCAGACAATTCGTAGAGATCTCAATGAACTAGCGGATGCCAACAAGCTAAGACGTAACCATGGCGGCGCTACAATCAGCACAAGTTCTGAAAACTCTGCCTACCATACTAGACAAGTCTCCCAGCAGAGAGAAAAAGAGCGCATCGCAAACGCCTTAGCAGAGCACATTCCAGATGGTGCAACCCTCTTTATCGATATTGGTACTACTCCCGAGGCCGTCGCTCACGCCCTGATGGAAAAGCATCAGAACTTACGTATTGTGACCAACAATATCAATGTCGCCACTATTTTAATGGCTAAACCTGAATTTAAAGTGATTCTTGCTGGTGGTGAAGTTAGAAGCAAAGATGGCGGCGTTACCGGAGAGGCGACCTTGGATTTTGTTTCTCAATTTAGATTAGATTTCGGTATCTTAGGCATCAGTGGTATCGACTTTGATGGCTCGCTACTCGACTTTGATTATCATGAGGTTCGAGTAAAAAGAGCAATTATTGAAAATAGCCGCTGTGTCTACCTTGGTGTCGACCATAGTAAGTTTGGCCGTAATGCCATGGTAAAACTCGGAACTTTAGCAGACGTTGATCTAGTCCTAACAGATGAGACTCCGCCTAAAAATATCGCCGCGTATGCAAAAGAACATGATGTTAATATACAAGTTGTATAA
- a CDS encoding hybrid-cluster NAD(P)-dependent oxidoreductase encodes MSSASLSQINIYPVKSTAGIALTSSWVEKQGLSFDRRFMLALADGSMVTARKYPSLVRVQSCLVPSGIIFTAQGKTSLRLSYDDFKQQQTPAKVWSDSFLAYTTTDEANDWFSDIIGQRVELLHTGEQSNRVREKLGHNVSFADGYPMLVISQASLDELNRRSSEQHSMDQFRTNLVIDNTEPFAEDSWKRIRIGEVEFESVKPCERCILTTVDVETGKLRENKEPLKTLSQFRALPEGNVYFGQNLVALNEGMIRAGDQVEVLEFKEKEVYQDNSPQQQLMTCVEVEEIARNFVTFWLEPQHSHATSYRPGQHLPIELTINGNTISRYYTLSSSPSRPGRLAISVKRIDGGEVSNWLIDNFKVGDTIKADKPNGQFHLGDKHDQPILLLSAGSGVTPMLSMLRYLADHNQLNDVIFYHQCRTEEDIPCRPELEELNAKHSGLQILISLTDSNTSWQGLKGRLALSHLKQVSSLENRQVFVCGPDGFMQKAKNLMFKRGLPEDSYHQEAFGATQVTATEPKKLQLSLNGYLFEGDNQSTLLDQAEKAGLSIANSCRAGLCGACKVTIESGKVHQPDVPAIQDEERQMGVALACCCIPETDIEAVD; translated from the coding sequence ATGTCTTCAGCATCTCTATCCCAAATCAATATATATCCAGTCAAATCTACTGCGGGTATTGCTTTAACAAGCTCGTGGGTTGAAAAGCAAGGGCTCAGTTTTGATCGACGCTTTATGTTGGCGCTCGCTGATGGAAGTATGGTTACAGCTAGAAAATACCCTTCTTTAGTGCGTGTGCAATCGTGTCTTGTGCCCAGCGGTATTATTTTTACAGCACAAGGTAAAACTTCACTGCGATTATCTTACGACGACTTTAAGCAGCAACAAACGCCAGCAAAGGTATGGAGTGACAGCTTTCTAGCCTATACCACAACGGATGAGGCGAATGATTGGTTTAGCGATATCATTGGCCAACGTGTCGAGCTGCTTCATACAGGTGAGCAGTCCAATCGAGTCCGCGAGAAGCTTGGTCACAATGTTAGCTTTGCTGATGGCTATCCAATGTTGGTAATTAGCCAAGCGTCTTTAGATGAGTTGAATAGACGAAGCAGTGAACAACATAGCATGGATCAGTTTCGCACTAATTTGGTTATCGATAATACGGAACCATTTGCTGAAGATAGTTGGAAAAGAATACGCATTGGTGAAGTCGAATTTGAGTCGGTTAAGCCTTGCGAGAGGTGTATCTTAACTACCGTTGATGTTGAAACTGGCAAGCTTCGTGAAAATAAAGAGCCTCTGAAAACGCTATCGCAGTTTAGAGCGCTACCAGAAGGTAATGTCTACTTTGGTCAAAACCTTGTTGCACTGAATGAGGGGATGATTCGAGCTGGCGATCAAGTCGAAGTCTTGGAGTTCAAAGAAAAAGAAGTTTATCAAGATAATTCACCTCAGCAGCAATTGATGACTTGTGTTGAAGTGGAAGAAATTGCTCGCAACTTTGTGACCTTCTGGCTTGAGCCTCAGCACTCTCATGCAACCAGTTATCGACCAGGTCAACATTTACCTATAGAGCTGACAATTAACGGCAACACCATTTCCCGCTACTACACCCTCTCTTCAAGTCCATCGAGGCCTGGGCGATTGGCAATTTCGGTTAAACGTATCGATGGCGGCGAAGTGTCAAATTGGCTTATCGACAACTTTAAAGTCGGAGATACGATAAAAGCAGACAAGCCAAATGGTCAATTTCATCTAGGTGACAAACACGATCAACCGATCCTCTTGTTGTCTGCGGGAAGTGGAGTGACACCTATGCTTTCGATGCTGCGTTATTTGGCCGATCACAATCAGCTCAATGATGTGATTTTTTATCACCAATGCCGCACTGAGGAAGATATTCCATGTAGACCTGAGTTGGAAGAGCTCAATGCTAAACATTCAGGTTTACAAATCCTGATATCACTCACTGACTCCAATACTTCATGGCAGGGTCTGAAAGGGCGATTAGCTTTGTCCCACTTGAAGCAAGTAAGTTCGCTAGAGAATCGTCAAGTGTTCGTGTGTGGTCCTGACGGGTTTATGCAAAAAGCGAAAAATCTTATGTTCAAACGTGGCCTACCTGAAGACTCTTACCATCAAGAGGCGTTTGGTGCCACTCAGGTTACAGCGACAGAGCCGAAAAAACTGCAGTTAAGTTTGAATGGTTATCTTTTTGAAGGAGACAACCAGAGCACTTTGTTGGATCAGGCAGAAAAAGCAGGCCTTTCGATAGCAAATAGCTGTCGAGCTGGTTTGTGTGGAGCGTGTAAAGTAACCATTGAGTCTGGTAAGGTCCATCAACCGGATGTGCCTGCAATTCAAGATGAAGAACGCCAAATGGGAGTGGCATTGGCTTGTTGTTGTATCCCAGAAACGGATATTGAAGCGGTAGACTAG
- the pyrC gene encoding dihydroorotase, with the protein MTTITITRPDDWHVHLRDGDVLADTVRDISRYNGRALIMPNTVPPITNTELALAYRDRIMAQNPKEQFEPVMALYLTDNTTPEEIRKAKATGKIAAAKLYPAGATTNSDSGVTDAKNVYAALEAMQEVGMLLLIHGEVTTDDIDIFDREKAFLDNVLKPIVNDFPNLKIVLEHITTADAVEFVNNASDNVAATITAHHLLYNRNHMLVGGIKPHFYCLPILKRNTHQQALIEAATSGSKKFFLGTDSAPHSKCKKENACGCAGSYTAHAALELYAEVFEQEGKLENLEGFASHNGPDFYGLPRNSDTVTLSKESWKVPETMPFGGQVVVPIRGGEDINWLVK; encoded by the coding sequence ATGACAACGATAACCATAACTCGTCCAGATGACTGGCATGTTCACCTTCGTGATGGCGATGTATTGGCAGATACTGTTCGAGATATCAGTCGATATAATGGTCGCGCACTCATCATGCCAAATACGGTCCCACCTATTACTAATACTGAGCTAGCTCTTGCTTATCGTGACAGAATCATGGCGCAAAACCCTAAAGAGCAATTTGAGCCCGTCATGGCGCTTTACCTCACCGACAACACTACACCAGAAGAAATTCGCAAAGCCAAAGCAACAGGTAAAATCGCAGCCGCTAAGTTATACCCAGCTGGCGCTACAACTAACTCAGACTCTGGTGTCACTGATGCAAAAAATGTTTACGCAGCGCTAGAAGCAATGCAAGAAGTTGGCATGCTGCTACTTATACATGGCGAAGTCACCACTGACGACATTGATATTTTCGACCGTGAGAAAGCATTTTTAGACAATGTACTCAAGCCTATCGTCAATGACTTCCCGAACTTAAAAATCGTACTCGAGCATATCACCACTGCCGACGCTGTAGAGTTTGTCAACAACGCTTCTGACAACGTAGCAGCAACAATTACCGCTCACCACCTACTTTACAACCGTAACCACATGTTGGTTGGTGGCATCAAACCTCACTTTTACTGCTTACCGATTCTCAAGCGAAACACTCACCAACAAGCATTGATTGAAGCCGCGACCAGCGGCAGTAAAAAGTTCTTCCTAGGCACGGACTCTGCGCCACACTCCAAGTGTAAGAAAGAGAATGCTTGTGGCTGTGCGGGTTCATACACTGCACATGCAGCGCTTGAACTTTATGCCGAAGTCTTTGAACAAGAAGGCAAGCTAGAAAATTTAGAAGGGTTTGCTAGCCACAATGGTCCTGACTTCTATGGTTTGCCAAGAAACTCTGACACAGTGACATTAAGCAAAGAAAGCTGGAAGGTACCAGAAACAATGCCGTTTGGCGGGCAAGTTGTTGTTCCTATTCGCGGCGGTGAAGACATCAACTGGTTGGTTAAGTAA
- a CDS encoding GGDEF domain-containing protein has product MDTYLDIRTLSVVTVLLCFSYFIGLLLLQRIQEPISGLNLLAAALLLLGIGILILGTSNTSSPLNGMLANSLIGLSYTFLVHGISRFRKTPFDYSKLSYIALPIVILFIAYFSYMSPSENARIISMSIYILFCTGLAIFANTLGNAEDLKPARFILTVGLSIEGCFILFEILWRAITTGTGAVESALIIHQIALISIILMIILLGFSITWMITGRLVASMYDSSIRDGLTGLYNRRALEELAPKEMARAQRHNDHLSILLIDIDAFKKINDTYGHQVGDSVLRKAAKLIQHATRKEDISFRYGGEEFLVILPATSLDQAALAAAKLRRLIASANLLPSNVDQCTASFGAAQFNLNDGWEKLVDRADKALYMAKDSGRNTVFVSESANCYQFEDRLKGQESAEGHTVN; this is encoded by the coding sequence ATGGACACCTACCTGGACATAAGAACACTATCAGTAGTAACTGTACTTCTTTGTTTCAGTTACTTTATTGGATTGCTGCTGTTACAACGTATCCAAGAGCCAATTAGTGGGCTCAATTTATTGGCAGCCGCTCTATTATTGTTAGGGATTGGTATTTTAATTCTGGGGACAAGCAACACTTCGTCGCCATTAAACGGAATGCTGGCTAACTCACTGATAGGCTTGTCTTATACTTTTCTAGTTCATGGTATAAGCCGATTCCGTAAGACACCCTTTGACTACTCAAAACTCTCCTATATTGCTCTCCCAATAGTTATACTGTTTATTGCGTATTTCTCTTACATGTCGCCATCAGAAAATGCGCGTATCATCTCAATGAGTATCTATATCCTGTTCTGTACTGGGCTAGCGATTTTTGCCAACACACTAGGTAACGCAGAAGATTTAAAGCCCGCACGTTTTATTTTAACGGTTGGATTATCCATAGAAGGCTGCTTTATCCTATTCGAAATACTTTGGCGTGCAATTACCACTGGAACCGGAGCTGTAGAAAGTGCATTGATCATTCACCAGATAGCCCTAATATCGATTATCCTAATGATAATATTACTTGGATTCTCAATAACATGGATGATTACCGGCAGGTTGGTGGCTTCCATGTACGACTCATCAATCCGTGACGGGTTAACTGGACTATATAACAGGAGAGCACTGGAAGAACTTGCACCAAAAGAGATGGCACGAGCACAGAGGCACAATGATCACCTTTCTATTCTGCTCATAGATATCGACGCATTCAAAAAGATCAATGACACGTACGGGCACCAAGTCGGTGACTCTGTACTAAGAAAAGCGGCAAAACTTATCCAACATGCAACGCGAAAAGAAGATATTTCATTTCGCTATGGTGGTGAGGAATTCTTGGTCATTCTGCCAGCGACTTCTCTTGATCAAGCTGCATTAGCAGCTGCGAAACTAAGGCGGTTAATCGCTTCTGCTAATCTACTACCTAGTAACGTAGATCAATGCACAGCAAGTTTTGGGGCAGCTCAGTTTAATCTAAATGACGGTTGGGAAAAACTTGTCGATCGAGCAGATAAAGCGCTCTATATGGCCAAGGATAGCGGCAGGAATACGGTATTTGTTAGCGAGTCTGCAAACTGCTATCAATTCGAAGATAGACTAAAAGGTCAAGAAAGTGCCGAAGGACACACTGTCAATTAG
- a CDS encoding restriction endonuclease subunit S, whose translation MSDFEKELEAMSQQVESQPEVKLPTMEEQKQVVAKLKELEEKGELTPEILEKYFGQFYADTDKPVH comes from the coding sequence ATGAGCGATTTCGAGAAAGAACTTGAAGCAATGAGCCAGCAAGTTGAGAGCCAACCAGAAGTTAAACTTCCAACGATGGAAGAGCAGAAGCAAGTGGTTGCGAAATTAAAAGAATTGGAAGAAAAAGGCGAGTTGACACCCGAGATTCTTGAAAAGTATTTTGGCCAATTTTACGCGGACACAGATAAGCCAGTACATTAA
- a CDS encoding AAA family ATPase, translated as MQSQTIQQLQQYLDSQIIGQPNLVKQLLVALLADGHILVEGPPGLAKTRAVKCLADCIEGDFHRVQFTPDLLPADLTGTDIFRPETGDFKFQAGPIFNSLILADEINRAPAKVQAAMLEAMAEKQITAGRKTYSLPELFLVMATQNPIEQEGTYPLPEAQLDRFLLHLDVDYPDAESELEILRLNRGEAKGDDKSPPPLISQKDIFQARQQVLDIHMADSIERYIVRLVMATRQPTQYNDKLAQWLEMGVSPRATIALDRCSRAHAWLSGRDFVSPEDVQTMAFPVLRHRLLLSYQAQAEGISPNQIINHILSLVGSA; from the coding sequence ATGCAGTCACAAACAATTCAGCAATTACAACAATACTTAGATAGCCAAATCATCGGGCAACCTAACTTGGTGAAGCAGCTATTAGTCGCCTTACTCGCTGACGGACATATTTTGGTTGAAGGCCCACCAGGCCTTGCAAAAACCAGAGCGGTTAAATGTTTGGCCGATTGTATAGAAGGGGACTTTCACCGCGTTCAATTTACACCAGATCTGCTTCCTGCTGACTTAACAGGCACCGATATATTTCGCCCAGAAACCGGTGATTTCAAATTCCAAGCGGGGCCAATTTTTAACTCTCTTATCCTTGCTGATGAAATAAACCGTGCACCAGCTAAAGTTCAAGCCGCGATGCTGGAAGCTATGGCGGAAAAGCAAATCACCGCTGGTAGAAAGACCTACTCGCTGCCCGAGCTATTCCTAGTCATGGCGACTCAGAACCCTATCGAACAGGAAGGAACCTACCCACTTCCAGAAGCTCAGCTTGACCGCTTCTTACTCCACCTCGATGTTGACTATCCAGACGCTGAAAGTGAGTTGGAAATTTTGCGGCTTAATCGTGGTGAAGCAAAAGGCGATGATAAGTCTCCACCTCCGCTAATCTCTCAAAAGGATATTTTTCAAGCTAGACAACAAGTGCTCGATATTCATATGGCGGATAGCATTGAGCGCTACATAGTACGTCTTGTGATGGCGACTCGCCAACCAACACAGTACAACGATAAATTAGCCCAATGGCTAGAGATGGGCGTCAGCCCACGAGCAACCATCGCGCTCGATCGCTGTTCTAGAGCTCATGCATGGTTGTCTGGACGAGATTTTGTCTCCCCAGAAGATGTTCAGACGATGGCATTTCCTGTGTTAAGGCACCGCCTACTTCTGAGCTATCAGGCTCAAGCGGAAGGCATCAGCCCAAATCAAATCATCAATCATATACTTTCGCTTGTTGGTAGCGCATAG
- a CDS encoding DUF58 domain-containing protein, with translation MSMKQPPSSNGVTLSLEELIFFKQHTVHWLPPAKSLWSQLHGQHHSSRLGRGMDFAEVRQYQPGDDIRSIDWRVTARTGKTHTKVFCEEKEKPVILYLDFSSSMQFGSTLMLKSVLMAHMASLISWISVAQKDRIGAVIDDGQTLVEVKPTSRSKGPLQIIQKMIDGHQSSLARLGNTTSQTSMSDGLKTLTRLCPKGSEIVLLSDFTRLDESNTTFINQLNRHNRIKVIQIIDPLERGKTTYRGVELVSNRIKNQWIDFSSKKTRQQIEHAFTDHQQSLKSLCHSQAIHYSSLSSDSPLLQQLSG, from the coding sequence ATGTCTATGAAGCAACCGCCATCCAGTAATGGGGTGACATTGTCACTAGAAGAGTTAATTTTCTTCAAACAGCACACTGTTCACTGGCTACCACCAGCAAAAAGTTTATGGTCTCAGCTTCACGGCCAACATCACAGCAGTCGGCTGGGTAGAGGTATGGACTTCGCTGAAGTAAGGCAATATCAGCCGGGAGATGATATTCGAAGCATCGACTGGCGAGTGACCGCCCGTACTGGGAAAACGCACACGAAAGTGTTCTGTGAGGAAAAAGAAAAGCCCGTCATACTGTATCTGGATTTCAGTTCATCAATGCAATTTGGCTCAACCCTAATGCTAAAGTCAGTGCTGATGGCACATATGGCAAGCCTAATTAGTTGGATTTCAGTTGCTCAAAAAGATCGTATTGGCGCAGTGATTGATGATGGCCAAACTTTGGTAGAAGTGAAACCAACCAGCAGAAGTAAAGGCCCATTGCAGATCATACAGAAAATGATCGACGGCCACCAAAGTAGTCTTGCGAGGTTAGGTAATACTACGAGTCAAACCAGCATGTCTGATGGGCTTAAAACTCTCACGAGGCTGTGTCCTAAGGGAAGTGAGATTGTCCTTCTGAGTGACTTCACTCGCTTAGATGAATCCAACACGACATTTATTAACCAGCTCAACCGTCACAATAGAATTAAGGTAATTCAAATCATTGATCCTTTAGAACGTGGTAAAACGACATATCGTGGAGTCGAGTTAGTTTCTAACCGCATCAAAAACCAGTGGATCGATTTTTCTTCCAAGAAAACTCGTCAACAAATTGAGCACGCTTTCACTGATCATCAGCAATCGCTCAAAAGCCTCTGCCATTCTCAAGCTATTCATTACTCGTCACTGTCCAGTGATTCACCATTACTACAACAATTATCAGGATAG
- a CDS encoding DUF4381 domain-containing protein, with translation MTQTTNTSHLPLKPLQLPDLPSWFPLAWGWWATVGAIFAVILFCWLYLRWKKKRLAPKKTALRLLTGTPMPLEPSEAIELVRQAALCYYPRDEIANLTGKDWYAFLDSQVPEPMFENNSELWQQALYQKKPVNNADALVGDCYQWVNDALPPKRRRAKVD, from the coding sequence ATGACACAAACAACCAACACGTCTCATTTACCGCTCAAACCCTTGCAGCTACCTGACTTGCCTTCGTGGTTTCCGTTAGCTTGGGGATGGTGGGCAACGGTCGGTGCCATATTCGCGGTGATTTTGTTTTGTTGGCTGTACCTCCGTTGGAAGAAAAAACGCCTCGCTCCTAAAAAAACAGCATTGCGACTACTCACTGGCACGCCAATGCCTTTAGAACCATCGGAAGCGATTGAACTTGTTCGACAAGCGGCTCTTTGTTATTACCCTAGAGACGAGATTGCAAACCTTACCGGAAAAGATTGGTACGCATTTTTAGATTCACAAGTTCCCGAGCCAATGTTCGAAAACAACTCCGAATTGTGGCAGCAAGCTTTGTATCAAAAGAAACCTGTAAACAACGCTGATGCACTAGTCGGAGACTGCTATCAATGGGTTAACGATGCTCTACCGCCGAAGAGAAGGAGAGCAAAAGTTGACTAA
- a CDS encoding vWA domain-containing protein, with product MLYRRREGEQKLTNFDLVWWWMLFLLPLPLLLYWFAPAVKKGAAINLPYLPNQSSQTQPRNLLSKVLATLIWLCLVVAAARPVYFGEPITVTPKHRDLMLVVDLSYSMSQKDMKEGDQYVSRLSAVKHVLSNFIEERKGDRLGLIFFADHAYLQTPLTFDRNIVAKQLKQVVLKLIGTQTAIGEGIGLATKTFIDNDAPQRVIVLLTDGSNNSGVLGPIEAAEIAKKYHVKIYTVGIGAGEMTVRNFFMTQKINTAADLDEKTLKEIAHITGGKYFRAHDNQQLQNIYNTINKLEPITNASQTWRPQTEWFGLPLTIALLLSAALLILRRNHV from the coding sequence ATGCTCTACCGCCGAAGAGAAGGAGAGCAAAAGTTGACTAACTTCGACTTAGTCTGGTGGTGGATGCTATTTCTGCTGCCACTCCCTCTACTCTTGTATTGGTTTGCCCCAGCAGTCAAAAAAGGGGCTGCTATCAATCTACCTTATTTGCCAAACCAAAGCTCTCAAACCCAGCCGAGAAACTTACTCTCCAAAGTTTTGGCCACCTTGATTTGGCTATGTTTGGTTGTCGCTGCAGCTCGCCCAGTCTATTTTGGAGAGCCAATAACCGTCACCCCCAAGCACAGAGATTTAATGTTGGTGGTCGATTTATCCTACTCGATGAGCCAAAAAGACATGAAGGAAGGCGATCAATATGTCAGCCGCCTTTCAGCTGTAAAACACGTACTGTCTAATTTTATCGAGGAAAGAAAAGGCGACCGGCTCGGGCTCATCTTTTTTGCTGACCACGCTTACCTACAGACGCCGCTTACGTTTGATCGAAACATCGTTGCAAAGCAACTCAAGCAGGTTGTTCTTAAGCTCATTGGCACACAGACAGCTATCGGGGAAGGCATTGGACTCGCGACAAAAACCTTTATTGACAACGATGCTCCACAGAGAGTCATTGTTCTGCTGACTGACGGAAGCAATAATTCTGGTGTGTTAGGCCCGATTGAAGCGGCTGAAATTGCCAAAAAGTACCACGTGAAAATATACACGGTTGGTATTGGCGCGGGTGAAATGACAGTTAGAAATTTCTTCATGACGCAAAAAATCAACACCGCCGCAGATCTTGATGAGAAAACACTAAAAGAGATTGCTCATATTACTGGAGGTAAATACTTCCGAGCACACGACAATCAGCAATTACAAAATATCTACAACACTATCAACAAATTAGAACCTATAACAAATGCTAGCCAAACTTGGCGCCCACAGACAGAGTGGTTTGGCTTACCTCTTACGATAGCCTTGTTGCTGTCTGCTGCCCTGCTGATATTGAGGAGAAATCATGTCTAA